A window of the Cannabis sativa cultivar Pink pepper isolate KNU-18-1 chromosome X, ASM2916894v1, whole genome shotgun sequence genome harbors these coding sequences:
- the LOC115704473 gene encoding probable amidase At4g34880, which produces MAVKKPASPLCLPFITCIIVIISHTNGQDFTFHEATIEDIQKAFAENRLTSRQLVEFYLSQIETLNIILRSVVEVNPEALDLADEADRRRENDLDRSSLGLLNGIPVLLKDTIATKDKLNTTAGSYALLGSVVSRDAGVVERLRAAGAIILGKASLSEWYSFRALGHVPNGWCARAGQGVNPYVASGDPCGSSSGSAISVASNMVSVSIGSETHGSILCPADHNSVVGFKPTVGLTSRAGVIPVLPPHDTVGTLSRTVSDAVYVLDAIVGYDQRDHEATKEATKFIPLGGYKQFLKLDGLNGKILGVVRKPFVDPIKNPSLSEAFESHLNILRQGGATIVDNLEIENIKTVMNPGKSGELTSMLAEFKLAINDYLKELVVSPVRSLADIIAFNEEHPDLEKIKEYGQATFIKSEKTNGIGDKEMKAAELMKNLSRDGFEKLMIENELDALVTPGTGAISVLALGGYPGITVPAGYDDKGMPFGLCFGGLKGTERKLIQAAYAFEQATLIRRPPFPRSNPLPLIENEGLFKSW; this is translated from the exons ATGGCGGTAAAGAAACCAGCTTCTCCTCTCTGTCTCCCGTTCATCACTTGTATAATCGTTATCATCAGTCACACTAACGGCCAGGATTTCACATTCCACGAAGCAACCATCGAAGATATCCAAAAAGCCTTCGCCGAGAATAGGCTCACATCGAGACAGCTAGTGGAATTCTATTTGAGCCAAATCGAAACCCTAAACATCATTCTTCGCAGTGTCGTAGAGGTCAACCCGGAGGCTCTAGATCTAGCGGATGAAGCTGATCGCCGAAGAGAAAACGATCTGGACCGTTCGTCTTTGGGTTTGCTGAATGGCATACCAGTACTGCTCAAGGACACTATAGCCACTAAAGATAAGCTGAACACGACGGCTGGGTCGTATGCGCTGCTTGGATCGGTGGTGAGTCGCGACGCCGGAGTGGTGGAGAGGCTGAGAGCTGCCGGAGCTATCATATTAGGGAAAGCTAGTCTGTCAGAGTGGTACTCTTTCCGTGCTCTCGGTCACGTGCCGAATGGCTGGTGTGCACGAGCTGGACAAGGCGTG AATCCTTATGTAGCATCTGGGGACCCATGTGGCTCAAGTAGTGGATCAGCAATTTCAGTAGCTTCAAACATGGTTAGTGTGTCAATTGGGAGCGAGACCCATGGATCAATTCTCTGCCCAGCTGACCACAACTCCGTGGTAGGGTTCAAACCTACTGTTGGACTCACCAGCCGTGCTGGGGTCATTCCTGTTTTGCCTCCCCATGACACCGTTGG GACACTAAGCAGGACAGTTTCTGATGCAGTTTATGTACTTGATGCTATAGTGGGTTATGATCAAAGAGATCATGAAGCAACAAAAGAAGCTACTAAATTCATTCCTTTAGGTGGTTATAAACAGTTTCTCAAACTAGATGGGCTCAATGGAAAGATTCTTGGGGTCGTTAGGAAGCCATTTGTGGACCCCATAAAAAATCCTTCACTGTCTGAAGCTTTTGAAAGTCATTTGAACATATTAAG ACAAGGGGGTGCAACTATTGTGGACAATCTTGAAATAGAGAACATAAAAACAGTGATGAATCCTGGTAAAAGTGGGGAGCTCACATCAATGTTGGCCGAGTTCAAGCTCGCCATTAATGACTATTTAAAAGAACTTGTTGTTTCCCCAGTAAGGTCGCTTGCTGACATTATTGCCTTTAATGAAGAACACCCTGATTTG GAGAAGATCAAAGAATACGGTCAAGCCACTTTTATTAAATCAGAAAAGACAAATGGAATTGGTGACAAGGAAATGAAGGCAGCTGAGTTGATGAAAAATCTCTCACGTGATGGGTTTGAGAAACTAATGATAGAAAATGAATTGGATGCTCTGGTAACACCTGGTACTGGAGCTATTTCTGTATTGGCCTTAGGTGGTTATCCTGGAATTACGGTACCAGCTGGTTACGATGACAAAGGCATGCCTTTTGGTCTCTGTTTTGGAGGGTTGAAAGGAACTGAAAGAAAGCTAATTCAGGCTGCTTATGCTTTTGAACAGGCGACATTGATCCGGAGGCCTCCATTTCCCAGATCAAATCCGTTACCATTAATAGAAAATGAAGGTCTTTTTAAAAGTTGGTAG